CACTTGAAGTAAAATACCACAGTACTGAGTCATTAGTAGAAACAGAAAAGGAAGCAGAGTTCCACAcccaaagagagacagaaaccaaGGGTCTGACACAGATTCAAGGAAATCCAGCCATACAGGAAGATTTAAAGGCCAAAATAACAGAAGCAGATTCAGAAGAACGTGTAGATTCACggacagagacagaagaagaaacattaaCACTGTCTTTATCTGAATGCACTCAAAAAGAAGGCACTGGTGCAGTAGATGATGCAGAGACTGAAGCTGAGATAACAGTAGAAAAAGACACAATGGAGGGGTCAAGTGAggcaacagaaaaaataattttgaatgTATACTCAGAGGCACAGGTTGAGAGTCATTCATGCATCTGTGCTCAAAAAATCACGGAGGAAACACCAAGAGAAACTCAGACAGATGAGAAGACTGCAGATTCTGCAACGCCCACAGAAACGGAAGAGACCTCAACATCAGCTGATGAACTAAACCACACCACTGTGCCTGATGAGGACAGTTCAGTACAAATTAGTTCCTCTGAGACACAAACACCTGAACAGCCAACAACCCAAGTCACTGTGTGTCCTGAACACTCAAATCAAAGCATTCAGCAAATAGATCCCATGCAGGAGGAAGAAATGACCGAAAAGGTTCAAGAAAATACAGCAGGACAGGTTGATGTCTTTATTTCTTCTGAATCAACAAATGTTGCCCAAGTCCAATGTTCTCAATCTGCAAAAGAGGCCCCAGTACAAACCTCTGAGCGTCGCAGCAGCCGGTCATCTGGTGATTTCTGTGTTCGCAAGTCAACCACCTCGCATAGCTCCAGGTTAGCTCGCAGGCTTTCCGAAGATCTCTTCACCACCCCCCAGAAAACTTCAGAAAATCAGCCAGAAACTAAACACACAGAGTCACAGTGCAATCCTGAAGCTGTGACCCAGAAACAAGCAGCTCCTGATGTGATGCTTTCTGCAGCAGCGACAGAGGAAGCCcctgcacagcagcagccacatcCCGACCCCCCTAAACGCTTTGGTCTCTTCCGCAGACTGAGAGGTGAGCAGCACAAAGACACCAAGGCTAAGAAGGCAACAAAAATGCAAGTACCAAAAATCTTGATTCAGGACTTCAGTGATATGACAGGGACCGGGAACCCGGTTGAGGAAGCAGTGGAGGTGAAACTTACCTCTAAGGAGAGGAGGCGGCAGCGGAGGGAACGTGAAAGAatggagaaagaagaggagaggttgaaaaagaagagagagaaggagctagagaaagagagggaaaaggagaggaggaaacCACAGACAAGAGGGAAAAGTTTTCAAGTGCAAAAAGAGAAAGGTAGTGATGATGTTGCTCATCTCGCAAAGACTGGCTCACAGACACTTAGATATTCTGGTCCCTATGCCGAGTCTTACTTTTGACATTCTTTTTACTGGATTTCAGATTCTGCATCACTGCCTTTCTGTGTTTGAGCTCCACATTGGTTAATATGTGGAATATCCCTCATCCTAAATATTTGTCATACTTGAACTTCTGgacatgtaaataaataataaatgatgtTTACATACTTTGAAAAataagtttgttttattttgcggGACTTACACTGCACCTTGATTACAAACcggacaaaaaccaaacaaaaataaactggaaTTGCTTTAGGTCTAGTTTTACATAATGACAATTTAGAAAGCCTCTGTACTGCACTAAAAGCCTCTGCATATTTAACCAGGTCCAAGTACTATTTATACTGGACAGTAAGGATTAAAATTTGTGTCCATTTCTTCAGTTTCAAGTAATCCAGGTGTCTTTgtttaacagtgcaaacacatGCACCCACTGTCAGTTTAGTCCATGTCTCCTCTCGCCCATCAGTCCACAGTTCTTTATGTTTCATCATCACTGTCGCTGGCCAGCACCTCCTGAGATGTCATCGGCTGTGTGCTCATCTGAGACGATGGGGGAAGCACCGATCCAAAGAAGAGGGACCGaaactgtgagaaaaaaaaagggagggaaaTCTAAATGTTAGATACCAATACTCTAGTAATTTGACAGCATATATAGACATACAATAACTTATGTTATCTGCTTAAATGTCCAGTGACCACAGAATGTGAGGTAGGTGTATctacaccccacccccaacaccacttatttgttttttttccaaacatggtgctgtgcaatATAGCCAAACATCTTCACTTCGGTGTCTTCTGtttaaaggacattgttccagaagtcttttgGTTATAAAAAAATGGACTTCAAATTGATTGGGAATGGCCTTAGAACCCTTCCCAGATGGATGGGCAGAAACAGATGGTTCTCTAAGGTCATCGCTGAAATCTTTCTTCCTTGGCCTTTAGTGGAAAAAGAAGTTACAGCCGAGGGCGAAGATACTGCAGCACCTGATGAAGTGGTGCCTTCAGAAGAGCTGTCATGCTGTTCTTGACTGTGCAGTACTACTGTCCATTCGCCACCTTCAttgccatcagtactgcacagctacataattcatcatcttcaccaTTCATCATTGTAGTATACTTCACTTGTGAGTACTCATAGAATTTTATACGTTGTTAAAATTACATAGGTTTAAGAGTGTAGAAAGTGTTTATAAGAGTttgggaaaggtttataaagccttaaaatatatataaataataaaatagatatTAATACCGCTATTttgtggattttcacctattgcgggggtctctggaacataACCCCCACGATAGTTAAGGGATATTTACCTATTTTTAcctgtatttacctaattttaagacctgctcaggaccagatgattttttttaattacagtgtatcacaaaagtgattatacccctcacatgtctgcatatatttaagtatatcttttcatgggacaacactgacaaaatgacactttgacacaatgaaaagtagtctgtgtgcagcttatataacagtcttcatgtagaacAACAATTCGCCCTTTAaggtcctcagagagttctttgccatgaggtgccatgttggaactttcagtgaccagtatgagagagtgtgagagctgtactacaaaattgaacacacctgctccctatgcacacctgagacctagtaacactaacgagtcacatgacattttggtggggaaatgacaagcagtgctcaatttggacatttatgggtgtagtctcttagggctatactcacttttgttgccactggtttagacattaatggctgtatattgagttattttgagggaagaataaatttacactgttctataagctgcacacagactacttttcattgtgtcaaagtgtcattttgtcagtgttgtcccatcaaaagatatttaaatatttgcagaaatgtgaggggtgtactcacttttgtgatacactgtatgtccTGAcacataaaaccttaaaattaaAGGAGCGtatactttatttttcacatgagtCCATGAGGACAATTGCGGTAatgatagttttttttaaagcatcagCTATTTTTGTGGGAATCTTTTCCTTCTGTCCTCACTTCCTCCCAAGTGAAAGAACTGTACCTATTGTTTCAAGGAGAGCTGAAGCCACAACCTGTTGCCCTGCCACCTTCTTTCCTGTGAAACCAAACCCATACCTTTTTATTCGGTGGTCTGTCTAAATCATctgtttctccttcttcttcttctgcctcttcctcctcctcaatgTGTATCCTTGTCTTGTGGCTGACTGCAGCAGGCTGTTTTGAACATGTGGCATCAGCTAATGAGGGCGGGGGTGGACCTGTGGTGGAGGGACCTGGTGCAGTACTGGTATCCATGGCGATTAGGTAGGAGTCTATGTCGTCATTCATGAAGTCATCAGGAGGGGGTGGAGCCACTGTGTGTGCTCtgagaggaggatgaggagacagttTGGAGTGCAAGTCAGACAAAGATTACgcacaagattaaaaaaagaatgtcTTACTCCTTTTGAGCTTTATgatgactgttttattttctgaactTGCACAAAACTAATAAATCAACATGATTAATGGGACTCTCGGCTAATAACGTTGCCAATTAGTTTCCATCTTATGCTTCTGTTGTGTTTCAATCCATCTTGCACTGTACACCCACTGGGCTTCATGGGAAGTCCACAAAATGTACCTGGTGCAACTGCAGATTGTGTCAAGACGCAACCACAAACAGCTAGCTTATTTAGTTAATTATAACATCAATTCGCCAGATTTTTTCCGTCATCCTCAGAATGACAAAGGTGACATCATGACTACACATACTGTATTTTAGACAGAGATTAGATGGTCTGAATATGAAAAGTACAAAACTAGTGGACTTGGAAGCCATTTTTGTCCATGTGTACCGTCTAAACTCTTGGAGCAAGTTTGATTTTTATCACATACAAAATCCTATTTACAACAACTGTAAATGTTCAgtatgaaatataaaaacaggcagctgtagcttaCAATtcccaaagaagaaaaaaaaacactgtatgTCTTCATTTACATTCTAATCCACCAGGTGGCACAGTAGGATAAATGTTGAGGATTTCCTGCCTATCACAGAGCTGTTAAAAAGCCATTGTGTGAAGGGTAAAgtacttttgttttcattttgttcagtGATGAGTGCTTTCTAAGTACTTCCTGCTCACAGGcatgaaaaaaatccagcacgcaaaaacattgtttttgttgttgttaccctctgctgctgtttttacgGAGGCTGGGATCATCAGAAAGTGTGGCCAGCACAAAATTTCCCTCCAGGACACTGTCTGTTACCGAAAGCACCACAgggctgaaacacacacagacaaaatatATGTGTCattaaaaaggaagaaacaaGTGATCAGTAAATATAATCCACAGGTGGGGACTCTCACCTGCCAGGCTCATCAAAATACATAGAAATAGGGAGACCAGTTGACTCTGCAAACACCAATAAACCCTGGATGAGAGAGTTTAGTTAGTGACTGTGCAAACCTTGCAAGCATTGCAAGAATACCACAACGTATTGTAGCTGCTTTCATCTGCTCCATAAATAACTTTTCTCAGTCTTGTCAAATAACCACCCTCCCTAACTAACTTATGTTCACGTGCAGTGGCCCATGTCATCTCTCTCACCCGTAACTCCTTCAAGCAAAAGGTGACACTGTTGTGAGCTTGGACAGCAAAATGGTCAAACTCATCTGAAGCCAAACACAGCTCCGTCAGCATGGCTTTGGATGCCTCTGAGCGGGCAGAAAATTAAGACGACAAAAGCAGAGATGCTTTAAAAACATGATCACATATGTATGGTAATAAAAAGAATTAAATACACTCAAGCTATGTTTTATTCATCTGTCTTGATTTTTCTCCTGCTATTTaataaatgtttccagtttatgaCTGGCTAAGTGCAGCATCTGAAACTTATTTGTATAACTCTTGTCACCTGCTTCTTCTTCCACATGGTTCCTGACCCACATCCGTTCATCACTCACTGACACAGTCACTTCTTCCAGAGATGGAGGAAAATGCACAACTGTGTCTACCAGCAGCCTGAGAACAAGGGGAAACAAATTTAGCTACAGTTACAAATCAAGTTACAGCTtcattaaaagacattttattatttgtatttattatttatttataagtatttattcatttaatcaACCAACTGCAATGTAAAAATATCTTTGTTGGTGTTAAAAAAGCCTCACAGTGTTTGCCATCATCATGTATAAGGAAAGCAAAGACTGACAGCAAGAGGCAGGCTGTCTTTACCACaatttgtaaaataaacaaTGAAGAGAGATTTTTACAGACCGGGGCTGGGCTCTGAATACATTGGCACAGCTGTCCTTATCAAACACTGCCTGCAGGCTCTCACTGTCCTGGAAAGACAGGTTATGTGTCTTCAGGAGGCCTGCAGAGAAAAATCACAGCAAGTTCATGAGCAAACAGAGAGCATCATAATGAATGCATTTCAATAAATGCAAAATATGTTTATGTAAATGAGATATACAAGTGCCATATAGCACCTTATTTATAGAGGTTATTAAAAGTGCTGCTTTACAGGCTAAaggtaaaataaaagcatgcaaaaGATGACATGTAGACTGAAGTGAATCAGAATTAATGCACTGAAAGGGCTCATTATCCGGCACCATGGAGCcccaactggcatttgccatagaataccagaattggcaggttcaccaatatgaagaaatgaggggtgattcAAGGCTCTTGCAGAGTATGgtataattaaaaatatgtaaaagccACTGAAAAATGTAGTCTTTCACTTAGCTGTGAAAATAGCTACAGTTGAGGTACCTCTAAGTTCCAAAAGGATTACAGCAGTGGGCAGTCTAATCATGTTTTATTTGAACTCTGGGCACCACTAACTGACCTGCAGGTCAGACCAGGTTTATGCTCAGTGAACTtatctctttttaaatttttttttttttattagcctgtcatgtccggcagtttcacaataagatcatccaaatgcattattgtaccaaacatatttgcttttacaagaagagctctttAAGTTTCCTATAGGCTACTCTTGCTAATGTTTGTATATCAGTGAACTTATCTCTGATATATTTGGGGTCTACACCACCAACAGACAGTAGAGTGTAAGTAGGGACTTCTCTGTGAGTGACTGCAAGAATGAAGGAATTGGAGTAATGTGTTCTTACATTTAATATGTCTGAATGAGATGTAAGCCTTCTTAAATCATCTATGGAAAACACCTTGAATGATCTGAGAATAAAGTGAATGACTGATACCGTGTTTGCAGTGCAGGGTGAAGGTGAGCCGGTTTTTCTGTTCATCCAGATCAATGTGACACTTTTCCACTGTCTTCTCCAAAGTGGTCAGCGATCTGAACACAGACTGCACACTCTGGCACACGGGGGGAAGAAGTAATACTTATCAATATGCACTGAAATATTCTGGTAACAGTCAACAGAAATGAACATTTTAGTCACAATAACTCATGTTAGATATGATTGTTGCCTActtttacagtggcttgcaaaagtattcataccccttgaacttttccatattttgtcacattacaactacaaacataaatatatttcactggaatttaatgtgaaagaccaacacaaagtggtatacaattgtgaagctgaaagaaaattatacatgattcaaaacattttttacaaataaaaaactgaaaagtgtggtgtgcaaaagtattgagcccccctgagtcaatactttgtggaaccaccttttgctgcaattacagctgcaagtcttttagggtatgtctccaccagctttgcacatctagtgactgaaatttttgcccattcttctttgctaaacagctcaagctcagtcagattagatggagagcgtttgtgaacagcagttttcagatcttgccacaaattcttgattgggtttaggtctggactttgactgggccattctaacacatgaatgtgtttggttttaaaccattacattgtagccctggctttatgtttaaggtcgttgtcctgctggaaggtgaacctccgccccagtctcaagtcttttgcagactccaacaggttttcttccaagattgccctgtatgtggctccatccatcttcccatcaactctgaccaacttccctgtccctgctgaagagaagcaaccccagagcatgatgctgccaccaccatatttgacagtggggatggtatgttcagagtgatgtgcagtgttaattctccgccaaacatagcgttttgcattttggccaaaaagttcaattttggtctcatctgaccaaagcactttgttccacatgtttgctgtgtccccaacatggcttctggcaaactgcaaacgggactttttatggttttcttttaacaatggctttcttcttgccactcttccacaaagaccacatttgtgcagtgcatgactaatagttgtcctgtggacagattcccccatctgagctgtggatctctgcattctgtccagagtcaccatgggcctcttggctgcatctctgatcagtgctctccttgttcggcctgtaagtttaggtggacggccttgtcttggtaggtttacagttgtgccatactctttccatttccggataatggattgaacagtgctccgtgagatgttcaaagccaCTGTATCTCTAGATGAAAACTTTGCTCTTCCAAAACATTTCTGAAGAGTAACAAATGACCTACTCTTTGTTACAACTGCCATGTACGACTGTTAAAACAAGGAAGCTCTGAGGTTTTTGCAAAATTTGAAACCAGATAACCACAAACATATGGTGGTAACACAACAGGAAAGAAACCATTTGAAGTTGTCAGCAGATACAAGATGTTAGTTAATTCATCTGCCTGTGCTTGCAATCCTAAGAATGGGATCTGCTATTCCTAACTATGGTTACATCAGGAAGGTACAAGTACTTTGATTCTGAGACAGTGTGATACTGATCTTtagtatatttaaaattaagGTAATCAATAAACTATCAACCACACTGCCATAACATGGCAATCTGTGAGTGAGAATTCATGTAAACTAGtgagaacaggaaaaaaaaatacagcaagttAAGGTTGAAATATTTAGTACTGTGGTAGTGCTCATATCAATCCAAATCAGTAGACATAAATCAGACTGGCAGCTGTAGTTTCAGCATGTCTTGTGTGATGGAGTGAACTTTTCTGATGTGACTTAGAGGTTGTATGCAAGGTTAATATagttatttaaatgtaaatgtgaataaaaaacattttacttaAAACTAACTAGAAAACATAAGCAAGCTAACTGAAAAGAATACTGTATactgtgacaaaaataaaaaataaatagaggaATTATCTTTACTTTAAGATTCTGTTAATTTGGTCAAATCTCTTACATAACCTGCCTGATGGGACTTTGGTCAGCATGTTTACtggcagtcatgtgaaaaagaagatTTTCAGATGATTGTGCAATCCTGTGATAAACTATGTACACGCTTacctgctaatcaaatgcaaaatgcattaactgctataaaa
The sequence above is a segment of the Archocentrus centrarchus isolate MPI-CPG fArcCen1 chromosome 10, fArcCen1, whole genome shotgun sequence genome. Coding sequences within it:
- the rad9a gene encoding cell cycle checkpoint control protein RAD9A isoform X2; protein product: MAIKSVQSVFRSLTTLEKTVEKCHIDLDEQKNRLTFTLHCKHGLLKTHNLSFQDSESLQAVFDKDSCANVFRAQPRLLVDTVVHFPPSLEEVTVSVSDERMWVRNHVEEEAEASKAMLTELCLASDEFDHFAVQAHNSVTFCLKELRGLLVFAESTGLPISMYFDEPGSPVVLSVTDSVLEGNFVLATLSDDPSLRKNSSRGAHTVAPPPPDDFMNDDIDSYLIAMDTSTAPGPSTTGPPPPSLADATCSKQPAAVSHKTRIHIEEEEEAEEEEGETDDLDRPPNKKFRSLFFGSVLPPSSQMSTQPMTSQEVLASDSDDET
- the rad9a gene encoding cell cycle checkpoint control protein RAD9A isoform X1 translates to MHCVVTGGNVKVLAKAIHSLSRIGDDLYVEPQEDGLALRSVNSSRSAYACFLFAPLFFSRYSTTSGDNFRCKMAIKSVQSVFRSLTTLEKTVEKCHIDLDEQKNRLTFTLHCKHGLLKTHNLSFQDSESLQAVFDKDSCANVFRAQPRLLVDTVVHFPPSLEEVTVSVSDERMWVRNHVEEEAEASKAMLTELCLASDEFDHFAVQAHNSVTFCLKELRGLLVFAESTGLPISMYFDEPGSPVVLSVTDSVLEGNFVLATLSDDPSLRKNSSRGAHTVAPPPPDDFMNDDIDSYLIAMDTSTAPGPSTTGPPPPSLADATCSKQPAAVSHKTRIHIEEEEEAEEEEGETDDLDRPPNKKFRSLFFGSVLPPSSQMSTQPMTSQEVLASDSDDET